The Spirochaetae bacterium HGW-Spirochaetae-1 genomic sequence CTCTCCACACATTATCTCTTTTGCCCGGGGTGCCACGGAAGAGGATCTCTGCTTTTTTTGACTAAAAATGTGATGTAGCAAGAATCCATTCACATTTGTAATGATTAAAAACTTGACTGAAAGTGTCGTTATACGTTAAAATACGTTATCAAATACAGGAATCAATTCTATGGACCAGGGAATCAGAACAGAAATAACCAGAAAAATCGAGAAAGGCGAAACTGTTGAACTAAAATTTGCCTATGCCGATAGTGAACTTCTCATGTTCATCAACAGTATCATGGCCAAAGAACTGGCAAAAATGGATCATATATATCTCCTGAACAGTATGATAACCATACTTCGGGAAGTGATAGTCAATGCCATGAAAGCCAATGCAAAAAGGGTGTTTTTCATCAAGAATAACCTCGATATCAAGGACAAGGCCGGTTATAAAGAGGGCATGTCACGCTTCAAAGAAGAGGTGATCGGTGAATTTGATGCTATAGAAAAGGATCTGAAAAACAGTGATTATTATGTAAAAATCGATTTTTCAAGAAATGATCAGAACCTGCATGTTGTGATTAATAATAATACGCCTATTCTGACGGAAGAACTGGAACGGATAAACCTCCGCATAGGCAAGGCACTTAAGTATAATGATTTTTCCGATGCCTATGACGAGATTGAAGATGATACCGAGGGTGCGGGCCTGGGTATTGTGCTCACCATTCTTTTCCTGAAAAATATGGGAATCGACCCAAAAACCTTTTCGATCACTACCAATGGAAATGAAACAAAGACTACTCTTTTTGTTCCCAGGGATCTTCGCCCGCCTCAGATTACATCAAAAATACGCGATGAGATAGTCGCTGATGTGGAGGGAATCCCCACATTCCCGGAAAATATTGTTCGGCTCCTCAATCTCTGCAACAGTCCCGATTCGACCATGGAGATTATTGCGGATAAAATTCTCATGGACCCGGCACTGGCTGCTGATGTGATCAAATTATCCAATTCGGCCGGCTTTGTTCCCGGAAAGAGAATTGAAACTGTCCTTGAGGCTGTAAAAACGATCGGACTGAAAAACGTCAATGCCATTCTTGTGGCCAGCAATGCCAGAAGCATTTTGGAAAAACGCTACGCCAGTTTTGAAGAGATCTGGAGGCACCTGACAAAAACGGCATTCTATGCACGCAATATAGGACTCATGCTGAAAAAACCGGGACTGGCAGATAATGCCTTCATGGCAGGACTCCTGCATGACCTGGGGAAGATTGTACTCCTGGCTACTAATCTCCAACTGGTGGAAAAGGTGGCAGAAACAATTAAGAACAGGCGGATCATCACTTCCACGGTCATGGAGGAAATATCCATCGGCATCAGTCATTCGCAGATCGGGGAGCTTATTGCTAAAAAATGGAATTTTCCTGATTATCTTGTGGAGGCAATCCGGTATCATCACGCCCCGCATAGTTCTTCAGAGCAGCACCGTGATCTGGCCTTCAGCGTTTATCTTGCAAACATGCTCTGTGGCATCGACGACAAAAAATATTACTATTTCTACTGCGATGAAATAGTTTTGGAGCGTTTCGGTATTCTGGAAGAGGAGAAATTCAGGGATTTGCATGGGAAACTGAAAGGAAAATGGGAGCTGAATCTTGAGGAATAATCAAAGAAATGTAATGGATTTTTTAGAAATATTTAAAAAAGGGGAGCCTGAAAGCTCCCCTTCCTGTTTTTTACAGCCTGTTTTTATTGAAATCACGTTCCGTGATGCCCGGATCATTATATACAACCTCTTTGATTTCCAGGACGGTCTTTCCAAGATTTGAACCGTCTTTTTCCAGGCGGTACATGATAGATTTCCTGGGCGTGAGCACGCCGTTTATTTTTTCAATGTTGTAATTGATGAGGCGTTTATACAGGAATCCCTTGTAGTAAATGTCGGTCTGGATGATAAAATTATCGCTTTTACGTACATAGAAAACTGCCCGGTCATAGACGCTTTTCCCCGGTTTGGGTGAGGCCTCGACTTTATGGCAGTCGAAGGATTCCACCATGGCGTTTCCCGCAAGAGTGTAGGTACTGTCATTGATGTTACGCGGTTTCAGATCTTCGTAGAAAAAGTGAGAATTGACCACGGCCTTGTTGCGGTCACCGGAAACGATTTTCTTTACCTTCATATCTTTTTGCTTAAGCCATTGCTGATCGTCGCCGCTTTCGGAAAAGGTGAGAATTTTCATATTCACCGGTGACAGAAATTCAATCAGCGCTTTTTCACTATCGCCTTGTTTCAGTCCCATGACCTTCATTTCCCGTTTCAGAATCTCATCCCCCTTGTAAATGGTCATGTGGATGGTGCTTCGGGCTGTTTTGGCCGATATGAGTTTTTCGCTCTTCTCCATGATTTCCTTTCCCGTAAGGGCAAAGACAAGCTGAATGGAAGCTGCAATGGCAATTAAAGAATAAAAAATTTTTCGAAACATGGAAGTCCTCCTTTTATCAGTCATTTTCTTCATAATTAAAAAATCTGCTTAGATTGAGATATTTCCATACCGGGGAATCGGATCGGGATTCCTCCAGTGTTATTCCCGTGGCCTTTATGGCCGATGGAAGAATCAGTAGAGCGCCAATGGTTGTGGACACCATGGTCACTGCCGTGAGAAAACTGAAAAGTACAATAGGTTTGAAATTGGAAACGGTCAGAACAAGAAATCCGAATATGAGAGCCAGGGAGGTATAAATAATAGCCCTTCCGGCAATGGCAAGTGTTTTTGTTATCGTTTCATCTACGGTTAAACCCTGGCTTCGGTAATGACGAAAATTGTTGAGAAAGTGAATCGTATCATCGATACCGATACCGATTGTTATTGATGCTATGATAGCCGTGGCCGTATCGAGGCGGATGCCGAACCAGCCCATAATGCCGAAGTTGAAGATAACGGCAAGAGTGATGGGGATGAGGGCCGTGAGCCCTGCCGCGATATTCTTGAATAGCAAAATAACAATGATGCAGACAACGGCGAGACTGAATATCAGGCTCAGCATCTGGCCCATAACGATATAATACATGAGGCGCACCATGATTTTAGGCTCGCCGGTTATCTTATAGGAGTATCCCGGGGGCAGGTTTCGGTCCAGATAGTCTTCAATGCGGCTTATGGAATGGACCAGGTGGGCCGTGCTGAGCATTGCTCCGTTCCGCTCCCACTGCCGGGCGAAGATGTTGGCGGTTCTGAATTTGTGATCTACATAGGGTTCAAAGACATCAATACGGCCGTCATCATTGTCATCATCGCCGGAAAACATGAGCATATACCCTTCTATAGCGGAACGTTTTTCAGGTATTGAGTAAAATTTTTTTTCATTGTTGTTCATGGCCAGGTTCATGGTTTTAATAAAATCAGGGAAGGCGTCGGTGCGGCCGATGTTGACATCCTTGTTTTCTTCGGCTTCGAGCCACTTCCTCGTATTGTCTATGAAGGTGAGATAGTCCGGTTCCAGTACCCCGTTTTCCTTGCCTGAATCAATGAGGATATTGATGCCAAAGGAGCCGCCGAATTTTTTCCCTATTTCATACGTGCTTGTGAGTATGGGATTTCCTTCTTTGAAATAGGCAAGTATCGATGTTTCGGCAATGATGCGGAACGTCCCTGCAATGGCGAATATAACGACTATGAACATGCCGGTCAGAACCTTTTTATAGTGATGGATGGAAAGCCATGTAAAGAAGAAAATGATTCTATCGATAAAACCATGAAACCGGATTTCAGTATCACCTGTATCAATTTGCCGGCGTTTTGCAGGAGCTTTTAGCGGAAGAAGAACCAGCATGGCCGGGATGAAGGTTATGGATATAAATACAGCGAAAAGGACGCCGATAGCGGAAAAAATACCCCATTCCTTTAAGGCATATACACCGTTAGTCATGAGCATGAGAAATCCTACGAATGTGGTGAATCCCGCCAGTATAACAGTGAGAGAGATGTGAGACATGGATGACCTGATTCCCTGCCTTTTATCACCGGCCGTGATTAAATTGAAATCAATATAATACTGATTCAGAAGATGTATTGAATAGGAACTCCCCACGGCCAGCATGAGGGGGGGGATGCAGACGCCCATGACGCTGACCTTGAAACCCAGGTGTCCCATGAGGCCCATGATCCAGATATCGGCAAAGTTCATGGAAAGGAAGGGGAGAAATACGCCCCTCAGAGACCTGAAGTTCAGGAAAAAAATTATGAGAATTGAAATCAGGGTCAGGGGCAGAAAGGTTTTCAGGTCTTGCTGCATGTAATGATTTATCTGTGTGTTTACATAGGGTATACCGTTAATATTTATATGCAGTTCAGGATACCCCGTGGCAATTTCCTGCAGATCATCGGACAGGGTATAGTCCAGTTCACCATTAATGAGGCGGATAAGGACACTGAAATCGGTAATATTGCCCGTTGTGCGGTCCAGGACGTAAATGCCTCGTTCGAAGGCAGGATTGTTACGAAGCCTGTTACTGAAAATTTCAATTTCTTTTTTCGTTGAAGGAATAATACGGCGATCGTTATCGTCACGGTCTATGAGTTTATATGTGATCAGTGTATCATCTTTCCCTGTAAGGTCCTGGGCCGTGTATGGTGAAAGAATGGCATCAATGAGCTGTTTTTTCTTCATGGCCTGGGCGGCCTGAATATCCTTTTTCAGTTTTTCCGTTTGACGGGCTGAAAGAGAATCAGAATCGGCAAAAAGTTTTTTCCATTTTCTTTCCAGTGTACGGATAAAAGGCTGGTCGTCGCGGAATGCTTCACGAAGCATTGAAAGGCTGAGGTTCCCACGGCCGGCTGTTTCAACGAAACGGCGGAGCCGTGATGATTCTTTCTCTTCATCATATGTCTCATATTCTTCTATGTCGGTATGAAAAAGGTCAAAGGAATGCAGAAACTCCGGAGTCATGGCATTATCTGATGATACGGTCATGATAATAAAATTGCCATTGTTGCCATAGATGGCCTTGGTTTTTTCATTCAGGAGATATTCGGCGTCCTTTTTTGGCATCATAACCTCCAGGCTGTTTTCAAATTGCAGTTTGAAAATACCCAGGGCCATGTATATGGTGATGGCAATAATTACGACGATGACTATAACAGGGCGTCTGATGACAAAGTCTAGAATTCGGTTCATCATAAAGTGTGCATCTCCTTTTCAATTAATAGGTCTTTCCAATGAACCTGACTCCATAGGGGTCTTTGGTACCATCGTCGGCTCCCAGTAAAAAATTATTCTCATCGCTGGTAATCTGTATTTTTTTCGGCGCTGTTTGATACGCAGTGAAAAAGTTGTTCTCCCAGTACGCGGCAATATTATCGCCGCTTGAGGGCATGCCGTTATTATCACGGTCATAGAGGACATAGACATAGGAATTCATGGCCAGGGTAACGGCAATGCCTTCATCCAGGGCGGCAAA encodes the following:
- a CDS encoding HD family phosphohydrolase, giving the protein MDQGIRTEITRKIEKGETVELKFAYADSELLMFINSIMAKELAKMDHIYLLNSMITILREVIVNAMKANAKRVFFIKNNLDIKDKAGYKEGMSRFKEEVIGEFDAIEKDLKNSDYYVKIDFSRNDQNLHVVINNNTPILTEELERINLRIGKALKYNDFSDAYDEIEDDTEGAGLGIVLTILFLKNMGIDPKTFSITTNGNETKTTLFVPRDLRPPQITSKIRDEIVADVEGIPTFPENIVRLLNLCNSPDSTMEIIADKILMDPALAADVIKLSNSAGFVPGKRIETVLEAVKTIGLKNVNAILVASNARSILEKRYASFEEIWRHLTKTAFYARNIGLMLKKPGLADNAFMAGLLHDLGKIVLLATNLQLVEKVAETIKNRRIITSTVMEEISIGISHSQIGELIAKKWNFPDYLVEAIRYHHAPHSSSEQHRDLAFSVYLANMLCGIDDKKYYYFYCDEIVLERFGILEEEKFRDLHGKLKGKWELNLEE